Part of the Desulfomonilaceae bacterium genome, GGCCAGGCCGAAATAGACATGAAGTTTAGTCCGCTAGTGCAAATGGGCGACCAACTCATGTGGTTCAAGTATGCGCTGAAAAACGTGGCCAAGCGTCATAACAAGACTGTAACTTTTATGCCCAAACCACTTTTCGAAGACAATGGATCCGGAATGCATACCCATATAAGCATCTGGAAGGGTGGAGAACCTCTTTTTGCCGGCGACAAATACGCCGGACTTTCACAAATGGCTCTTTGGGGAATCGGAGGGATTCTAAAACACGCTCCTGCTCTATGCGGTATTTGCAATCCTACGACCAATTCATACAAGAGACTGGTCCCGGGGTTTGAGGCTCCAGTCAACCTGGCGTATTCCTCCAGAAACCGTTCGGCCTGTTGTAGAATTCCAATGTACAGCGCGTCCCCAAAGGCAAAGAGAATAGAATACCGCACGCCCGATCCTTCATGTAATGGTTATCTCGCGTTCAGCGCCTTGCTGATGGCAGTGATCGATGGAATTGAAAATAAGATGGATCCAGGCCAGCCTCTGGATAAAGACATTTACGCATTGAGCCCTGAAGAACTCAAAAACGTTCCGTCCACTCCTGGAGATCTTGCGGACGCTCTGAAGGCTCTTGAAAATGACCATGAATTCCTGATGAAAGGTGATGTGTTTACCCAGGACGCCATCGACAAATGGATCGAATACAAAACGGATGCTGAACTTAACCCCATTCGAATGAGACCTCATCCTTATGAGTTCGCTCTATACTTTGACATTTAAGAACAGGCCCAAGTTTTTCACTCTGTTTCCTACGCTATTGTAAGAAAAGACTGGACCAGTTGGCCGTCAAAATCACTCTTTGATGTTGACGGCCATTTTTTTCAGATAAGGCGCGTATCAAATCCCGGGTATGTTACAATTAAATCCGGGCCGTATGGCTAGTTTTCCGACAGTAAGCAGCAAGAGGTTCAACAAGAACAATGATTCTGAGAATAGCTCAAGCGCAAATTAATCCAATAGTCGGCGACATCAAAGGCAATATGAGGAAGATACTGTCGCAAATCAGATTAGCGGAAGCGGCGGAAGCGGACCTTGTCACATTTCCGGAGCTTGCATTGACCGGGTACCCGCCGGAGGACCTTCTTCTCAGATCAAGATTTCTATCCGACAATCAAGAGGCGCTCAAGGATTTGGCTCGAGAGCGTTTTGAGGTGGCGGCGCTTGTGGGATTTGCCGATGTTGTGGACGGTGGAGCGCGAAACGCCGCGGCCTTACTATTTGAACGAGAAGTTGTTGGAATTTACCATAAAATGGAACTCCCCAATTACGGGGTTTTTGATGAAAAGAGATATTTTGCCCCTGGGAACAGATGTTTTGTTTTTGATCTGTCTGGGGTCCGTGTCTCGGTGACAATTTGTGAGGATATATGGATACCAGGGTCCATAACAGAGTCCTGCGCCATCAATAACTCCGCGGATATAGTCTTGAACATATCAGGATCCCCGTTCTTCGCCGGGAAATACCAGATAAGAAAGAACATAGCCACACGATTTGCACAGGCTGTAGATTGCGTGGTCTGCTTCAACAACCTTGTTGGAGGCCAGGATGAACTGGTTTTTGACGGAGGCGGTTTCGTTGTTGACGCAAATGGCCGGCTCATTGCGTCGGCCGCCAGATTCAGGGAAGATCTTCTGATAACGGACATTGATGTTTCCCCAAAGCTGAAACCTGTCAAATGCTGGAATCCAATCAGTCCGTGTCCCGAGATTCGTCGGCACGCTGAGGCCAACGTCCGAACGGCTAGTCTTCCTCGCATAACAGAGGAATTGGGGGAGATTGAAGAAATCTTTCAGGCTTTAATATTGGGGCTAGGCGATTACGTTGGAAAGAACCACTTTAAAACGGTTGTGGTCGGTTTAAGTGGCGGTATAGATTCGGCTCTCACCGCGGCCATGGCTGTAGAGGCGCTGGGAGCGGATCGAGTTGTAGGCGTGACTATGCCCTCGGATTTCACGTCAAGCGAGACGTTTTCCGATGCAGGTCTACTGGCGTCAAATCTGGGCATAAGACTGCTAACCGTTCCCATTCCCGACATACACACTGCATTCCTGTCTGCGCTTCGGGACCCATTCGGCCCAGGGCCTTTAGGGCTTGAGAGCGAAAACCTTCAGGCCAGGATTCGAGGGGCAATACTCATGGCGCTATCCAACAGATTTGGATGGCTGGTGTTGACGACTGCAAACAAGAGCGAGACAGCGGTTGGATATTGCACATTGTACGGGGATACGGCGGGAGGCTTCGCCCTGATCAAGGATGTTCCGAAAACCCTGGTCTACAGACTGTCAGAATACGCTAACGAAAAGGCGGGCACGGATATCATTCCTAAATCAATTTTGATGAGGCCTCCCACTGCGGAACTGAGGCCCGATCAGAAAGACGAGGACTCGTTGCCTCCTTACAGTGTTTTGGATCCTATTTTAAAGGCCTATGTTGAAGACGACATGGCCTGTGAGGACATTTCGGGGTTTCCACCGGATACAGTAAGAGAAGTCGCTCGAATGGTCGACATAAACGAATACAAACGAAGACAGGCGCCTCCCGGTGTTAAAATTACTCCCAAAGCTTTCGGTAGGGACAGGCGTCTACCTATAACCAACGGGAGTTCCAATTGCATTCGAAGGGAAAGAGAAAAATGAGAGCTTTAGTATTGACCCACCATCCATCGGAGGGTCCGGGAAATATAGGAAGTTTTCTTCAATCGAGAGGAGTCTCTCTAGATATAATTCCACTTTTCGCCGGTGGAAAAATTCCGCCGGACGCGTTGTATTACGACTCGATAATATCAATGGGTGGTCCAATGAATGTGTATGATGAGGATCTCTATCCTTTTCTGAGGGAAGAGACCGCCCTACTCCAAAAGGCTCTCAGATTTAAGACGCCCTTGCTTGGTATCTGTCTGGGGGCGCAAATGATAGCGAAAGCAGCAGGAGCCAGAGTAGTTCAATCTCCCGAAAAGGAATTGGGGTGGCGGAAGGTCGGATTGACGGGTCTTGGTAAGTCTGACAGGCTCTTTCTCGGGTTACCTACAGAATTTACCGTTTTTCAATGGCATGGAGACATGTTCCAGATTCCCGTCGGGGGCGGTTTGCTGGCATCCGGGGATGCATGCCCTCATCAGGCGTTCAGGTTCGGATCTGGCTACGGACTTCAGTTTCATGTCGAGGTCACCCGCGACATGCTTGCGGATTGGTTCTCCGGGACTCCTGAATGTGAGCCCATAACGGATGAAATGAACAAAATCCAAGGGAATCTTTCAATTATAGCCGATCTTTTGTTCAAGAATTTTTTCAGCTTCATGAAGACTTCCAGCTACACCAGGGGCTTATAAGGAGTAATAGTTGTCGGAAACATCGGGCTTTGAAAAGATAATCCGGGAGTTTAGGATAACTGTCGGATTTCTGACTGTATTTAGAACTCCGGTCGCTCCGGCCCCGGACATGATCGAAATTGGTCGTTCATCCTGGGCCTTTCCCGTCGTGGGAACCATGATAGGGCTTATTCTTGGCCTTTCATACTGGTTTTGTTCCATTCTGTTCCCTCCGACGATTCTTTCGCTTCTGGTTGTGACCTTGTGGGTTGTCTTGACGGGTGGATTACATCTGGATGGCTGGACAGACTGCTGGGACGCTTTCGGAGCCTCCGTTCCGACGGAAAGAAGGCGCGAGATACTTAAAGACTCGAGGCTCGGCGCTTTTGGCGCCATCGCCTTGATATTGTTGATATTGGCCAAAATCTTGACCATCATGAGCATAAAATCCCCTGTGTTAGGAATTTTCATCGCTCCTGTTGTTGGAAGATCGATGATGATACTTGCGTCGCAGGAGGCTAAGACCCCCGATATCGGAATTGGCTCCGGTTTTCTCCAGGGTGTCGACCGAAGGGCTTGCGTTTTTTGCTGGATATTTTCTATAATTACGGGATTATTCGCCGGACTAACAGGCTTGCTCGCTGTCGCCGCCGCTTACGGAGCAGCGACCTGGTTCCGGACCTTCTCCGAATCAAAAGTAGGTTTTGTTAACGGGGACGTTTTGGGGTCCATGTGCGAATTGACTGAAGTAACCGTATTGTTGGCGCTTTGCCTTAAATAGGAATTTCCGGATAATGAGACTAGGCACTACCTCATATATTTACAGGGCTGGAGTAAACACCAATGTTCGCCTCCTGGCGGGCCACACCCAAGACATCGAGTTGCTCTTTTTTGAATTGAACGATTCATGGAACAGCTTTCCATCAGAAGAAGAGATCGATGAATTGGCCCAACTGTCATCCGAGTATGACTTGACCTATACGGCGCATCTACCTTTGGACTTATACCTAGCGGATGAAGATCCAGCGTTAGATAAGGCGATAACGGTGATTGAAGCGACTCGAAAACTTAAACCGCAAGCCTATATTGTTCATGTTGACTCCAAACACAAGCAGTCGAATTACGATTTCAAGGCATGGGAGAGAAACACTCGCTCGTCTTTAGAAACCCTTATACAAGTCGCTGGTGACCCAGGGAAAATTTGTGTTGAAAACCATGATGCGCAACTTCCTTCAATGATGGAGCACATATTGGACATGGTACCAGTTTCATGCTGTCCCGACGTTGGTCATTTGTGGAAACACGGACATAATGCGCTAAAATATCTGGAACAGTGGCTGCCTAGAGCAAGAGTCGTCCATCTTCATGGGGTGGCGGAAACGGACCATAGGAGTCTCGCTTTCGTCCCCTCTTCTCAATTAGACCCCATAGTGGACACTCTGCATAAACACTTTCGAGGTGTAGTCACTATCGAAGTGTTCAATAAGGCTGATTTTCTCGATTCGGTAGAAATTTTCTGGAATTCCCTGGCTAGGCTTATGAGAAAAACGAGGACTCTTGATTCCTTCGCGATGGAAGCCCAATAGGATTTTTTATTTCTCCGATGAAAGGTTCGGGGCGTTGGACCGTTCAGCGTAACTGTCGACCGCGCCGTGAGCAAAAACAAAAAGCCGTCTGAATAATTTTCAGACGGCTTTTTCCGTTCTATGGTTTATGGTGCCGAAGAGGAGACTCGAACTCCTACAGGCTTACGCCCACCAGACCCTGAACCTGGCGCGTCTACCACTTCCGCCACTTCGGCCCATCAGGTATTTTCACATCTTAGCCGGGACCTGTCAAGACCAATATTATGGTCTCAAATCGTCACCTATCATGAAACGTTGATGGTCTTGTCAGCGAACTATTCCAGGACCTTTATGGGCCTGAGGCGGGACAGTAGCTTGGCTGGTTGGTTTGGGGTCGACGATTGCGTCTATTATACGGACAGGGATCTGTAACACTAAATACGGGATGTATAGGACGCTGGCAATCACGGAATTTTCTTCATGAGCCATTGTGGACCAAGATGCTGAATAGTCCGTGGCCTGACATGTTTGGGCCAAACAATATGACTTGGCGCCGAACAACGACACGACCAGACAAATCAAACAAACGGCCTTTTTCATGGACACCGGCATGTGAACCCGCCAAACGAGAGTACTTGAACTAATCTTCGTATGTCTTCGAATCCTTAATTCGATTACTACACTTGTGCAGTAATTGTCGCATAAAAAGCATCCGCAGTCAAGAACGGTTTTGAAGACTGTTTTCGCTAATCAAACTTGACCTGACTGGTTGATCCGTATAATCATAAAAGTTACATTTCAAATATCGGTTTTACGGTTACTCAAAAAGGGGGACGCCCCAACAGGCCCTAATTTATGGATGGCAGACCTTACTGCAGAACTTGATCGACTGAATTTCCAGGCAGAAAACTTGCCATTGTGATTCCTACGATAATATTATGACTTAAAAATAACCGTTGGGGCATTATGTTCCTTTGCCGAAAAGCGCCAATAGCCCATAGGCAAAATAAGAGAGTCTTCCAGGAGGTGAGGTCAATGATTGAATTCTTTGGGAGGAAGGTGTCTCAAAAGGGAGGAGGAAGACCCTATATAATGTCGGCAAAGCTAAAACCGCCGGTAAAATTCTTTATTGATGATTTTCACTATCATCTTGATAAAAAGCCCTTATTAGTCAGAGTTAGTCGTTATAGACTTGTTCCCTGCGTTTTTGAGTTGCTAAGATTTACTAAACAATGGCCTGAGAAGGGAACCGGCGAGAATTATTACGCGTTTACAGGTCAAACACCAGACGGAACATGTTTCAAAGTAGTCGTAAGGAGGGAAAATCCAAACTACGTTTTACAGACTATTTATCCGTTTAAATAAAGAAAACCCATGTGCTCTCATGCCGTGGTTTGAAACCGTTGGGTTGGGACGAGCAGACGGTTAGCCTCTCGATTTATCTTACCCCTCGGACGGCAACGTGGTGAGGCGCTTATGTCCTCTGCACATGGGGTGTCCAATACATTTAAATGTATAATATGTTTTATTTTTATGTCAATTGTTTATATTACACTGCAAACGCTCTAACTTCTCTCCTAAATAGTTCCCCAAGGCTGCGCCATAAACTCCCCCAAATCGAATTGGCAAAGCCAACCCGAGAACAGTAGCAACTAAAGTATTATTGACAGGCGCCCTAATTTAGTCGTAGAAGCTGTACTGATTTTGTTGAGGTTATTGAGTCTACAAGGGTGTCGCAATGGCCAATCTAGAATTGTTGTGTGAGAAAAGGGATGATATCTTACGTTTAGCCGCTACTTACGGGGCCAGAAATGTTCGTATATTCGGTTCCGTGGTGAGGGGCGAGACTGGCGTGGACAGCGACATAGATTTTCTTGTTGATATGGAGCCTGGGCGCACGCTTTTTGACCTTGGAGGGTTGCTCTTTGAACTCCGAGAGTTGCTTGGCGTTGACGTGGATGTAGTGCATGAAGGTGGCCTCCGAGAAAATGTTCGGTCTCAAATCTTGAAAGAAGCGGCCCCGTTATGAGGGATGACCGAGGCCGGCTTGTCGACATGTTGGACGCCATGAATAATATTCAGAATTATACTGTTCTTGGGAAAGAACGCTTTCAAAGAGCTGAAACACATCCCAATATTCCAGCCAAGCAATTTAATATTCTTCGGATTTCTACCAGATGGTAGCGCCACCGCCACTGAATTTTCCGGCAGTGAACTGATTGTAATTACGAATGATTGTTTGTTCAAAATGTTTACGGTCGCAGACCTCGCTAAAACCAGTCTAATTTATGTCTCAACGTTTTTGAAGCGCTTTTTTGATCTTGACCTTTTTAGCGCCTTTCTTGAACAAACTTTATTTCTGTTACTTGACAATCACGGTTCTCAAAACAATACTAAATAACATATACAAAGGTAACTCATCAAAAAAAGGATGGCTCAGGGACAAAATGTCGGAATACGATATTCTTCTCGAAGAGTCGGGGACAAAAGCTAACCTCATGGGGAACTACGCTTTTGTGAGAGGCATGATTGAAAGTGGGGTACAAGTAGCTACATGCTATCCTGGAAGCCCTACGGCCGAGATGGCGAACGCTTTACTGGCGATATCGCAGAAAGCCGGTATTTATTTCGAAATTTCTACCAACGAAAAGGTTGCTTTAGAAATTGCGGCGACATCCGCGATTGTTGGACGTCCATCCGTATGCTGGATGAAATCAGTCGGCCTCAATGTCGCTGCTGACACTGCTGTTCAACTCTCATACCTGACCATGCCGGGTGGACTTGTGGTCATTCTGGGCGATGATCCAGGGCATCTAAGTTCACAGAATGAGCAAGACAACCGTTATTACGCCAGACTCGCCTATGTTCCCTTTATAGAGCCTTCTGATCCCCAGGAAGCAAAAGATTTCCTGGTATCCGCGATGGAGGTTTCTCAAAAGTATCAGGCTCCGATTTTCGTTCGGGCCACTACTCGAAATTGTCACCAGGTCGGGCCTGTAATATTTGGTGAAAAAGCTCCTCCAAAAGCTGAACTAAACTGGAATAACGCAGAGATGAAGCGTGAGGGCGGCTATGTTCCATTACCAGGGACCTTCCCGCCTCTCAAACGTAAAGCTCTCCAAAATCTTGCCAAAATCAGGGATGAATTTGAAAACCTCGGCGTCAATAAATCAATGCGGGTCGGGCCTGATGAGCCTACGACAAAAATAATTTCTTACGGACATACTTTTCAGGCTACGGTTAGCGCTCTGGAGCATATTGGAGGAAGCGCGGACATTCTTAAACTGGGCATGACACATCCCCTACCCAAAGCAGCCATCGAAAGATTTATAGAATCCGGGGACCAGGTTCACATCCTTGAGGAACTTGACCCTATTCTCGAAAACGAAATAAAGAGTTTTTGTTATGATCAGGGGATACAAGCCAATATTATCGGAAAGTCCGGCCTGGAAGAAGAACTCGATTTGATGATAGGTGAATACGATCCTACGAGACTGGTCAAGATATTGGGACAAAGACTTGGACTGGACACATCCCTGGATTACTACGAAAGTTCGGTGACAGTTCCCGTGAGATCTCCGCAACTTTGTCCGGGCTGTGGGCACAGAACCGCCTTTTACGCGACCAAGAAGGCTATTGGGAAAGACAAGGAAGCTTTTTCCATGGCTGACATAGGGTGCTACTCCCTCGGGTATCTCCCCCCTTATAATCTGGGAAACCTTCTTTATTGCATGGGATCAGGCGCTCCTGCAGCCAGCGCAGTTTCAAAGGCGTTTCCGTCGGAGCCGGTCATAAGTTTTGTGGGCGATTCGACATTTTTTCACGCCGCTATGCCGGGAATAGTTAACGCGGTTTATAACAAACACCGTCAGGTGATTATGGTGATGGACAACGGCATCACAGCCATGACAGGCCATCAACCGAATCCAAATAGCGGGTTCGGAGCCAACGGCCCTGCTCCAAGAATATCAATTGACGAAATTCTAAAAGCTTTCGGAATCCGTTTTATTGAACGAGTGCCTTCCTATGATTGCGCAAAGGTTGAAGAAGCCTTGAAAAGAGCCTTTGAGTTCGCGCAATCTCCCGATGGAGGAGTGGCTGTTGTCATTCAGCAGGAGCCGTGCGCTCTATATAGAACACGAATGGAACGTAAAGCCGGAAAACTGGCGAACCCTCTTCGAATTGACTTGGACATATGTCGAAACATACAGAACTGCCTCAAGGGCTTCGCTTGTCCGGCTATTGAAAGGTTAGATGATCAGAGAGTCTTTATCAACACCGATTTGTGCATTGGCTGCGCTACCTGTGTTCAAACTTGCCCTATGAAAGAAAAGCCGATGAAAAGGATCGAAGATTTCCAGAGGGTTTAAAAAATGAATGGATCTAACTTGAACATCTATGTAAGCGGAGTTGGAGGATTCGGAATTGGGTCCGTTACTCGCATTCTTTCTTCAGCGGCTCAAATAAAGGGTTGGAAAGCTATAGGCTCGGAGACACACGGTTTGGCCCAACGCGGAGGAGTGGTAATCTCAACCCTGAGAATTGGTCAGGACATTGAGGGAAGCCCTTTGATAATTAAGGGCGAGGCCAACATAGTTGTTGCTCTTGAACCTCTTGAGGCGTTGCGCTCGATGCCTTTTTTGAAACGTAACGGAGTGATCATCTATAACACGCAGAGATTTCAGCCCTTGGCAGTAAGGCTCGGGATGGCCGATTACCCTTCCCTGGATGCAATTAAGCTGGAACTTGAGAAAGTCACAAACAGGGTTATACCTGTCGACGCAAGCGCAAAAGCGAAGCAATTAGGTTTGTCGGAAAGCGCTAATGTTATCCTCCTGGGTAGACTTACTCGTGAGAAGGCTTTGCCTTTTGACATGGAAACTATGATAGAGGCTGTGCGGCAAACTACCCCCCCACAATATATTGATATCAACATCAAAGCCCTTGATGTTGGTTAGGCGCTGGAAAGATTCCGGGCGTAAAGTCGGGATTTTCAAGTAAGATCTAAAGTTCCAGACCAAGAAGACGTGAAGCGTTTCGCCATAAAATGGCTTCTATGACTTCAGGATTGTACGGCAACCTTCGCACCTGCTCAACCTGTGACTTGATAGACCAAAGGTTAGGCCAGTCACTCCCAAATACAAAGCGATCATAGTATTGCTCGAGTTTTGGGAAATGGTCAGGTATTTGAGCCGGAGGGATACCAGAGATGTCGATGTGAAGATTGGAATGTCTTCTCAACATCCACTCGGCTTGCTTATACCAGAAGGGTCTGCCACCATGACACATGAGAATGCTAAGATGAGGAAAATCGTTCGCCACATCATCGAGGAGAAGCGGGTCGGCAAAACGAATTAGAGAGTTGGGAAACAGTGATGTCCCTGTATGAAACATCACTATCGAATCAAGGCTCTGAGCGACTTCATAAGCCGGGTACATTCTAGAATCGTCTGGGTAGTAATGGCCGTAAGATGGTAAAAGTTTCAAGCCCTTGCACCCTAAAGACTTTAGAGCATGTTCCGCCTGGACTCCGCAGCCAATCGACGAATTTATATCTATGGCGCCAAAAGGTACCAGATTGGTGTCACCTCCGGCGAACTCTACTGTGAATTCATTCGGAACCACCCCTGTGACCTTTGGTGAGTATTCGGAGAGCAAAACAGCCTTGTCAACTCCTTCAGCCCGAAGAAAGGCCCCGAAGGTTTCGGGAGTCAGAGCCTCCATCGCCTTTAAAGCCTCAGTTCCATACTGCGTTATGAAATAATCTATGAAGGAGCTGATAAGATGCTCGCGTTTCCCTACATGCACGTGAAAGTCAATAACATTCAATTTTATTACCTTCCCTACTGATATTCAGGACCGATGAGCGCCCATCATCAAGAGTCCCCCAATAGGTGTTTCCACTTTCATCTGAAAAGACTTAGCTGTCGCAAATAAATTTGACCGAGGCTGGGATCCTGCGAATACCTCACATATCTGGCATTGGTTTCATTAGCTGAGTAATGTTCAAAACCCGGCCACTGGTCATAAGGGTCTGTTTTTGTTTTTTCTTCGGTAAACCAGTTTTTCCAATTCTGGCCATCTTCCGAGAAATCTATTTTCCATGACTTTGGAACGGTCTCCTCATTTCCCCAGACAATTCTGAGACGTGATATCGGGACGGATTTTTCAAGATCCAAGAGCACAGCGGAATCCTTCCCGGCAGGAATTTCCAGGCCTCTTGGGCCGGGATATCCTTTCAGGATGCTAAGCCCGTCATCTCTGGCTTTGCCGGAAACCAACACCTTTGCGTCCTTTGAATAGTCAGCAAAATATGAGTCAGGTGGCGACTGCAATCTGTTGGATTCCGTCAACGGAAGGCCAAATATTTTCTGTTTGACATCATTGAAAAGAGCTTTCGCCATGACAAAATTGGCGCCATTAGTCACGTGACACCAATCGGTAAATACCCATTCACGAGTGCGGTCAAATATTTGAGTGAGATCCAGAACTTCAAAATGAGCTTCCTGCGCCCTTTTCTTAATCTTGTCCACAAATTCGTTATATGTCATACGAGAATCGTAGAATCCTATCTTCTCCATACCCGTGACTTTTTCTATTTCCTGTTCGATAGGCGTACGCTCTTTCTTGCTGTTCCTGAACATCGGCTGCAAGGCAAACACGTGCGGGACACGATCCGACTGCAAGCTGGAATGATATATAGCCATCACATCAGCAACCTGCTGAATATTATTTCTAAGGTATTGCATCATTTCCGGAGTCGGGTCCTGCGGGTGAGCGGCAAATCCCCTATTCTCCATCAGAATCCCGGGCCCTTCGCCTTTTTCCATGGCCAACCAGGTAAAAAAATATGTGTTGCGTTTTAGCCACAGAGTCGCGTAATTGAGTAGGCCTTTCCGACTCATGTCCATGATTTCACTGGTAACTTCGAAATAAGGCCCTTCAGAGAAATAATTCCAATCCTTCAAGGGCCGAGCCACAGTATGGACCTCATTAGCCCCATCAAGAGCGATGACCAAATCCGGACTATAGAGACGGAGTTTAGCCAGGTAGCGCATTAGATTGTTTTGATAAACAAAACCTGGCACACCGGCGTTGATTACACGAACTCTCTTCCCTCCTATTTTTTGCCTGATGTCGGGGTCCGCGTTCATCAATTCCTGGATAATATGGGGGATAGTCCACCGAAAAGTAACTTCGTAATAATCACAGATAGCGTCCGAAGGAGGAACAGGGCCTCTTCCATAAACTACAGAACCGCCTGTAACGATAACCCTGAATTCATCTTTAGGTTTTTCCGCTGGAACGTTTTCAAAATCCTTGAAGCTTTCATCGTCGATATACTCGAGGGAGTTTCCGAGGCGGGTGTTCCTGACAGCAGCGAATCCCGGGGTAGGCTCATACCCGAATTGAGGAGCCACCGTCTGGGAACTCCTTCTGGCAAGATCCATGTCCTTGCCCTTATAAGCTTGTCCGAGCGGAGAATCCTTGACTTTCAGATACGCGTAGTATTCAAGCCCAGCTAGAGCGCCAAAAATGACCGCAAAAATGAAAGTTATATAGAGAAAAACAAATACAAATTTCCTTAAAAATCCCTTTGGTTTCCTGTTTTCTGTAAGACTCACTTTTCTTTCTCATCTGGAGCAAAATATTGCTAAGGCGCTTCTGAAGGAAGAATCTCTTCAGAAACGCCTTTGGATTGAACTACGCATCGAGCGTCGTCTGAGCCTAAATTGACCTGTTTCAAAACACCGTTCAGCAATAGCGGACCAAGTCCCAAGGTCGTTTAGAACAGAGTGTAAATGAACGGCGCTGCGGCGGGCGACAAAGAAGCCAAAATTATAAATCCAGAAAGAATCACAAGGACTATCAGTATGGGGGCTAACCAAAATTTCTTTCTGACCTTCATAAAATCCCAAAACTCTTTTACCAACGACATGTTTGTTCCTCCTTAGCGCCCGGCCCCTAAAGCCTTCATTAACAAGCTGATCTCATCACCATTAAGTATCTGCGTCAACTCTTCTTTCCCATTGCGGAACCAATACTAAAATTGTTTCTGATATCTCTCG contains:
- the glnA gene encoding type I glutamate--ammonia ligase: MGPKGVLEFAKANKAVMVDLKFMDFPGMWQHFSVPLHELEEDSFEDGFGFDGSSIRGWQPIHASDMLVIPDPNTAIMDPFMDHPTLSLICDIVDPVTKEKYSRDPRNIAQKAEAYLKYTKIGDTAFFGPEAEFFIFDDVRFSYGPNHGFHQVDSIEGVWNTGRDEEPNLGYKPRHKEGYFPVSPTDSQQDLRTEMVLTLESLGIIIEAQHHEVATAGQAEIDMKFSPLVQMGDQLMWFKYALKNVAKRHNKTVTFMPKPLFEDNGSGMHTHISIWKGGEPLFAGDKYAGLSQMALWGIGGILKHAPALCGICNPTTNSYKRLVPGFEAPVNLAYSSRNRSACCRIPMYSASPKAKRIEYRTPDPSCNGYLAFSALLMAVIDGIENKMDPGQPLDKDIYALSPEELKNVPSTPGDLADALKALENDHEFLMKGDVFTQDAIDKWIEYKTDAELNPIRMRPHPYEFALYFDI
- a CDS encoding NAD+ synthase yields the protein MILRIAQAQINPIVGDIKGNMRKILSQIRLAEAAEADLVTFPELALTGYPPEDLLLRSRFLSDNQEALKDLARERFEVAALVGFADVVDGGARNAAALLFEREVVGIYHKMELPNYGVFDEKRYFAPGNRCFVFDLSGVRVSVTICEDIWIPGSITESCAINNSADIVLNISGSPFFAGKYQIRKNIATRFAQAVDCVVCFNNLVGGQDELVFDGGGFVVDANGRLIASAARFREDLLITDIDVSPKLKPVKCWNPISPCPEIRRHAEANVRTASLPRITEELGEIEEIFQALILGLGDYVGKNHFKTVVVGLSGGIDSALTAAMAVEALGADRVVGVTMPSDFTSSETFSDAGLLASNLGIRLLTVPIPDIHTAFLSALRDPFGPGPLGLESENLQARIRGAILMALSNRFGWLVLTTANKSETAVGYCTLYGDTAGGFALIKDVPKTLVYRLSEYANEKAGTDIIPKSILMRPPTAELRPDQKDEDSLPPYSVLDPILKAYVEDDMACEDISGFPPDTVREVARMVDINEYKRRQAPPGVKITPKAFGRDRRLPITNGSSNCIRREREK
- a CDS encoding type 1 glutamine amidotransferase, with the protein product MRALVLTHHPSEGPGNIGSFLQSRGVSLDIIPLFAGGKIPPDALYYDSIISMGGPMNVYDEDLYPFLREETALLQKALRFKTPLLGICLGAQMIAKAAGARVVQSPEKELGWRKVGLTGLGKSDRLFLGLPTEFTVFQWHGDMFQIPVGGGLLASGDACPHQAFRFGSGYGLQFHVEVTRDMLADWFSGTPECEPITDEMNKIQGNLSIIADLLFKNFFSFMKTSSYTRGL
- the cobS gene encoding adenosylcobinamide-GDP ribazoletransferase, with amino-acid sequence MSETSGFEKIIREFRITVGFLTVFRTPVAPAPDMIEIGRSSWAFPVVGTMIGLILGLSYWFCSILFPPTILSLLVVTLWVVLTGGLHLDGWTDCWDAFGASVPTERRREILKDSRLGAFGAIALILLILAKILTIMSIKSPVLGIFIAPVVGRSMMILASQEAKTPDIGIGSGFLQGVDRRACVFCWIFSIITGLFAGLTGLLAVAAAYGAATWFRTFSESKVGFVNGDVLGSMCELTEVTVLLALCLK
- the cbiR gene encoding cobamide remodeling phosphodiesterase CbiR, encoding MRLGTTSYIYRAGVNTNVRLLAGHTQDIELLFFELNDSWNSFPSEEEIDELAQLSSEYDLTYTAHLPLDLYLADEDPALDKAITVIEATRKLKPQAYIVHVDSKHKQSNYDFKAWERNTRSSLETLIQVAGDPGKICVENHDAQLPSMMEHILDMVPVSCCPDVGHLWKHGHNALKYLEQWLPRARVVHLHGVAETDHRSLAFVPSSQLDPIVDTLHKHFRGVVTIEVFNKADFLDSVEIFWNSLARLMRKTRTLDSFAMEAQ
- a CDS encoding nucleotidyltransferase family protein, which encodes MANLELLCEKRDDILRLAATYGARNVRIFGSVVRGETGVDSDIDFLVDMEPGRTLFDLGGLLFELRELLGVDVDVVHEGGLRENVRSQILKEAAPL
- a CDS encoding thiamine pyrophosphate-dependent enzyme; protein product: MSEYDILLEESGTKANLMGNYAFVRGMIESGVQVATCYPGSPTAEMANALLAISQKAGIYFEISTNEKVALEIAATSAIVGRPSVCWMKSVGLNVAADTAVQLSYLTMPGGLVVILGDDPGHLSSQNEQDNRYYARLAYVPFIEPSDPQEAKDFLVSAMEVSQKYQAPIFVRATTRNCHQVGPVIFGEKAPPKAELNWNNAEMKREGGYVPLPGTFPPLKRKALQNLAKIRDEFENLGVNKSMRVGPDEPTTKIISYGHTFQATVSALEHIGGSADILKLGMTHPLPKAAIERFIESGDQVHILEELDPILENEIKSFCYDQGIQANIIGKSGLEEELDLMIGEYDPTRLVKILGQRLGLDTSLDYYESSVTVPVRSPQLCPGCGHRTAFYATKKAIGKDKEAFSMADIGCYSLGYLPPYNLGNLLYCMGSGAPAASAVSKAFPSEPVISFVGDSTFFHAAMPGIVNAVYNKHRQVIMVMDNGITAMTGHQPNPNSGFGANGPAPRISIDEILKAFGIRFIERVPSYDCAKVEEALKRAFEFAQSPDGGVAVVIQQEPCALYRTRMERKAGKLANPLRIDLDICRNIQNCLKGFACPAIERLDDQRVFINTDLCIGCATCVQTCPMKEKPMKRIEDFQRV